One genomic region from Terriglobus aquaticus encodes:
- a CDS encoding peptidylprolyl isomerase has translation MFRCAVLVCGVGLLSAGAVAQGGRVHAARSKPAAGSSAGSAGRSTGPEATGPTVVFDTNRGRMTCRLYSKEKPATVALFTGLATGSIPWMDATNTTVNGKPMYDATVMYGIATGAAGGRRINVVPGAGAPGVASLEPEKSATLKFDRPGRLAMRVTAGQLDGRSFYVLDHAEERTPEIEAGIFGQCDEASVKVVDAISHELLSVDNHSATPVVLNKVAVVAEGGALPAVAADVPLAQVDGVELVTKPLEPIASPEPTGPTVHVATTAGPITCRLFTQTPIATENFVGLATGAKPFTDPKTKQVVKGKHFYDGLTFGRVVPDFMVQNADLPDDPSGGEEIGFHFGNEIVPGLTFDRPGRLAYANGGPDTNESEFFITEHPIRRLDGNYTIFGQCDEASVKVVEGIARVPRNADDHALKPVRIVKVTVEGVD, from the coding sequence ATGTTTCGTTGTGCGGTGTTGGTCTGTGGTGTGGGTTTGTTGAGCGCTGGTGCCGTGGCGCAGGGAGGGCGCGTGCATGCTGCGCGGAGCAAGCCTGCGGCGGGGTCATCGGCAGGTTCTGCTGGACGGTCCACCGGGCCTGAAGCGACGGGGCCGACGGTGGTGTTCGACACGAACCGCGGGCGCATGACGTGCCGGCTGTATTCGAAGGAGAAGCCGGCGACGGTGGCGCTGTTTACGGGGTTGGCCACGGGCAGCATTCCGTGGATGGATGCGACCAATACGACGGTCAACGGCAAGCCCATGTACGACGCAACGGTCATGTATGGCATTGCGACGGGCGCGGCCGGTGGGCGGCGCATCAATGTGGTGCCGGGCGCGGGCGCGCCGGGTGTGGCGTCGCTGGAGCCGGAGAAGTCGGCGACGCTGAAGTTTGACCGGCCGGGACGGCTGGCAATGCGCGTGACGGCTGGGCAACTGGATGGGCGGTCATTTTACGTGCTCGACCACGCGGAGGAGCGGACGCCGGAGATTGAGGCGGGGATTTTCGGGCAGTGCGATGAGGCGTCGGTGAAGGTGGTGGACGCGATCTCGCACGAGTTGCTGAGCGTGGACAATCATTCGGCAACGCCTGTGGTGTTGAACAAGGTGGCGGTGGTTGCGGAGGGTGGTGCCTTGCCCGCGGTTGCGGCGGATGTGCCGCTGGCGCAGGTGGATGGTGTGGAGCTGGTGACCAAGCCGCTGGAGCCGATCGCGTCGCCGGAGCCAACCGGGCCCACCGTACACGTTGCGACGACGGCGGGGCCGATCACGTGCCGGCTGTTCACGCAGACGCCGATTGCTACGGAAAACTTTGTGGGGCTGGCGACGGGAGCGAAGCCGTTCACGGACCCGAAGACGAAGCAGGTGGTGAAGGGCAAACACTTCTACGACGGGCTGACGTTTGGGCGAGTGGTTCCGGATTTCATGGTGCAGAACGCCGACCTGCCGGACGACCCGAGTGGCGGTGAAGAGATCGGGTTCCACTTTGGCAATGAGATCGTGCCAGGGCTGACGTTTGACCGTCCGGGGCGGCTAGCTTACGCGAACGGCGGGCCGGACACGAACGAGAGCGAGTTCTTCATCACGGAGCACCCGATCCGGCGGCTGGACGGGAACTACACGATCTTTGGGCAGTGCGACGAGGCGTCGGTGAAGGTGGTGGAGGGAATCGCGCGGGTGCCGAGGAATGCGGACGACCACGCGCTGAAGCCGGTGCGGATCGTGAAGGTGACGGTAGAAGGAGTGGACTAA
- a CDS encoding helix-turn-helix domain-containing protein: MLTRNTSTRAVPDSTPVAAPRVQPVNARFGERLRFLRRSSNMTQVQLAAYLGIDRSFLSDVERGRKGMSLNFLDAVAKGFKMSLSDLLRDL, from the coding sequence ATGCTTACTCGGAATACCTCCACTCGGGCAGTGCCGGACAGCACGCCTGTTGCCGCGCCTCGGGTTCAACCGGTAAATGCCAGGTTCGGAGAGCGCCTGCGCTTTTTGCGCCGATCCAGCAACATGACCCAGGTGCAATTGGCGGCGTACCTGGGCATTGATCGCAGCTTCCTGAGCGACGTGGAACGCGGACGCAAGGGCATGAGCCTGAACTTCCTGGATGCGGTCGCGAAGGGCTTCAAGATGAGCCTTTCGGACCTCCTGCGCGACCTCTAA
- a CDS encoding ribonuclease HI family protein: MGTRALFEEGRAPKQGAGGKTALAHCDGGARGNPGPAGYGAVITDEAGAKLAELSEYLGKRTNNYAEYSGLLGVLQWSLDHGVNHLRVVSDSELMVKQVQGRYKVNSPDLRPLFEEARRRIAKLDSFQITHALRHKNKDADRLANEAMDRGMGRAPQAVAPGRGDAEVRPRAGDAVPAQGRGIEPGGPERGSSNAAPRSGEREMLRGFVKDGVVHLLGGKTLPNGSFVKVIAE, translated from the coding sequence ATGGGAACACGGGCACTGTTTGAAGAGGGACGCGCGCCGAAGCAAGGCGCGGGCGGTAAAACGGCACTGGCGCACTGCGATGGTGGAGCCCGGGGAAATCCGGGACCGGCTGGCTATGGCGCGGTGATCACCGACGAGGCCGGGGCCAAGCTGGCCGAACTGTCGGAGTACCTCGGCAAGCGCACCAACAACTACGCGGAGTACAGCGGCCTCTTGGGCGTGCTGCAGTGGTCGCTGGACCATGGCGTGAACCACCTTCGCGTGGTGAGCGATTCCGAGCTGATGGTGAAGCAGGTGCAGGGCCGGTACAAGGTGAACAGCCCAGACCTGCGGCCTCTGTTTGAAGAGGCCCGGCGGCGGATTGCGAAGCTGGACAGTTTTCAGATCACACACGCGTTGCGGCACAAGAACAAGGACGCAGACCGCCTGGCGAATGAGGCCATGGACCGCGGGATGGGGCGGGCTCCGCAGGCTGTTGCGCCCGGCAGGGGCGACGCTGAGGTGAGGCCCAGGGCAGGCGATGCGGTCCCGGCGCAGGGACGCGGAATTGAGCCGGGAGGGCCGGAGCGCGGTTCGTCGAACGCCGCGCCACGATCTGGTGAGCGAGAGATGCTGCGGGGTTTTGTGAAGGACGGCGTGGTGCACCTGCTGGGTGGGAAGACACTGCCGAACGGATCGTTTGTGAAGGTGATTGCTGAGTAA
- a CDS encoding HEAT repeat domain-containing protein gives MRRLLLFAALALPIAAQQPQLQNGTLTTASAMDPQTELTHLQSGNTTAWLAYTVPTTHRIEDYSNDTTYLEGEHYDHDSDRRSTSTSSDRVLILLRVADHTLSNVRIANPNRKLDAGGTRVIYLPAVDPAHSIAMLQSLAERANSDRLRDGAILAVSVHQSPATVPALTALAAPSHDLALREKAAFWLSTQHGPEALPILDRFARDDKDDRFREKLTFDLTLVHQPAAAQTLIHMAHQDPAPQVRKQAQFWMAQIATRIGTKNVADDLGNTADNDPDSSIRKSAVFSLTQLPNGEGTPKLIQLAQTSKDPAVRKQAVFWLGQSSDPRALDYLTKLIQQ, from the coding sequence ATGCGCCGCCTCCTCCTCTTCGCCGCCCTCGCCCTCCCCATCGCCGCGCAACAGCCGCAACTGCAGAACGGCACACTCACCACCGCTTCCGCCATGGACCCGCAAACCGAACTGACCCACCTCCAATCCGGGAACACCACCGCCTGGCTCGCCTATACCGTCCCCACGACTCACCGCATCGAGGACTACAGCAACGACACCACCTACCTGGAAGGCGAGCACTACGACCACGACAGCGATCGCAGGTCCACCTCAACCTCCTCCGACCGCGTTCTCATCCTGCTTCGCGTCGCCGATCACACCCTCAGCAACGTCCGCATCGCCAACCCCAACCGCAAGCTCGACGCCGGCGGCACGAGGGTCATCTACCTGCCCGCGGTTGACCCCGCGCACAGCATCGCCATGCTCCAGTCCCTTGCCGAGCGCGCCAATAGCGACCGCCTCCGCGACGGCGCGATCCTCGCCGTCAGCGTCCACCAGTCGCCCGCAACCGTACCAGCCCTCACCGCGCTTGCTGCGCCCAGCCACGATCTCGCCCTGCGCGAGAAAGCCGCCTTCTGGCTCAGCACCCAGCACGGCCCCGAAGCCCTGCCCATCCTCGACCGCTTCGCGCGCGACGACAAGGATGACCGCTTCCGCGAGAAGCTCACCTTCGATCTAACGCTCGTGCACCAGCCCGCCGCCGCACAGACCCTCATCCACATGGCCCACCAGGACCCCGCGCCGCAAGTCCGCAAGCAGGCCCAGTTCTGGATGGCGCAGATCGCAACCCGCATCGGCACAAAGAATGTCGCGGACGATCTGGGCAACACCGCCGACAACGACCCGGACAGCAGCATTCGCAAATCCGCCGTCTTCAGCCTTACTCAGCTACCCAATGGCGAGGGCACACCCAAGCTCATCCAACTCGCACAGACCAGCAAAGATCCCGCCGTGCGCAAGCAGGCTGTCTTCTGGCTCGGCCAGTCCAGCGACCCGCGCGCGCTCGACTACCTCACCAAACTCATCCAGCAATAG
- a CDS encoding HEAT repeat domain-containing protein codes for MTRHRFATLTLAFSVLVSAPTAAYAACQDFGSAGTPDRSQIIVLANAFVADQAFAFGGPAASTADDYTQGTQALDQQRWQDAITAFDKVAKAHDKRADAALYWKAYALNKLNRPNLVTATCNQLRGTYPRSTWNHDCTSLFAAAADPGIYAGGTKGKCINCIHPQSPTEQNGVLHDEDGTPIAITNRMHPLGPLSVHVGGSSSDAAGSDADLKMLALNSVLQRDPGQALPVIRTILTGNGSPQLKQRALSTLAMSQSPDAQSLFRDVATGKVATTEQRQAIQMLGAFQGKRAGDTLADIYRNSSDHNLKRAALSGLFVAGDAPRMVDLARNEKDLQLKHDIVAQLALMHDKAATDYMLELLK; via the coding sequence ATGACCCGCCACCGCTTCGCCACCCTCACCCTCGCCTTCAGCGTTCTCGTCTCCGCACCCACCGCCGCGTACGCCGCCTGCCAGGATTTCGGTTCTGCCGGAACGCCGGACCGCAGCCAGATCATCGTCCTGGCAAATGCGTTCGTCGCGGATCAGGCGTTCGCCTTTGGCGGCCCGGCCGCCAGCACCGCAGACGACTACACGCAGGGCACCCAGGCACTCGACCAGCAGCGCTGGCAGGACGCCATCACCGCCTTCGACAAAGTCGCCAAGGCGCACGACAAGCGCGCCGACGCCGCCCTCTACTGGAAGGCCTACGCCCTCAACAAGCTCAACCGCCCGAACCTCGTCACCGCCACCTGCAACCAGCTTCGCGGCACCTACCCGCGCAGCACCTGGAACCACGACTGCACCAGCCTCTTCGCCGCCGCAGCCGACCCCGGCATCTACGCCGGCGGCACCAAAGGCAAGTGCATCAACTGCATTCACCCGCAGTCCCCCACCGAGCAGAATGGTGTCCTCCACGACGAAGACGGCACCCCAATCGCCATCACCAACCGCATGCACCCTCTGGGCCCTCTCAGCGTCCACGTCGGCGGCTCTTCCTCCGACGCTGCAGGCTCCGACGCCGACCTCAAAATGCTCGCGCTCAACTCCGTCCTGCAGCGCGACCCAGGCCAGGCGCTTCCGGTCATCCGCACCATCCTCACCGGCAACGGCTCGCCGCAACTTAAGCAGCGCGCCCTCAGCACCCTCGCCATGAGCCAGTCGCCCGACGCGCAGTCGCTCTTCCGCGACGTCGCCACCGGCAAGGTTGCCACCACCGAGCAGCGCCAAGCTATCCAGATGCTCGGCGCCTTCCAGGGCAAGCGAGCCGGCGACACCCTCGCCGACATCTACCGCAACAGTTCCGACCACAACCTCAAGCGCGCCGCCCTCAGTGGCCTCTTCGTCGCCGGCGACGCACCCCGCATGGTCGATCTCGCCCGCAACGAAAAAGACCTGCAACTCAAGCACGACATTGTCGCCCAGCTCGCCCTCATGCACGACAAAGCCGCCACCGACTACATGCTCGAACTCCTCAAGTAG
- a CDS encoding RNA polymerase sigma factor, with product MPQSTATDEAEAIRRTLRGDPDSFRPLMQQHYPVAYRLAFRITGNAEDAEEAAQEAFFRAYRKLDTFQLNSSFSTWVNRIAMNTALNLVERRSRDASHAAHRLDAEPTRDGTPALQLRDRSAGPEQTLLAAETAHLREAAMNSLTPMERTAFTLRHMEDLPIAEIAEALRVPSNSAKQAVFRAVSKLRTALAPLAGGATR from the coding sequence ATGCCCCAAAGCACGGCCACGGACGAAGCCGAAGCGATCCGCCGCACCCTTCGCGGCGACCCTGACAGCTTTCGCCCACTCATGCAGCAGCACTACCCGGTCGCCTACCGGCTCGCCTTTCGCATCACCGGCAACGCCGAGGACGCAGAAGAAGCCGCGCAGGAAGCCTTCTTTCGCGCCTATCGCAAACTCGACACCTTTCAGCTCAACAGCAGCTTTTCCACCTGGGTCAACCGCATCGCCATGAATACCGCCCTCAATCTCGTCGAACGCCGCTCCCGCGATGCCTCGCACGCCGCGCACCGCCTGGACGCCGAGCCCACCCGCGACGGCACACCGGCCCTCCAGCTCCGAGACCGCTCGGCCGGCCCCGAACAGACCCTGCTCGCCGCCGAAACCGCACACCTGCGCGAAGCCGCCATGAACTCCCTCACGCCCATGGAGCGCACCGCCTTCACCCTGCGCCACATGGAAGACCTGCCCATCGCCGAGATCGCCGAAGCCCTGCGCGTCCCCAGCAACTCCGCCAAGCAGGCCGTCTTCCGCGCCGTCAGCAAACTTCGCACCGCGCTCGCACCCCTCGCAGGAGGCGCAACCCGATGA
- the rpsU gene encoding 30S ribosomal protein S21, producing MAEVRLQEGEPLENALRRFKRKVQQEDIIKEVKRHSFYLKPGEKKRVKEALARKRNRKKVRKEQD from the coding sequence TTGGCAGAGGTACGTTTGCAGGAAGGCGAGCCCCTTGAGAATGCGTTGCGCCGCTTTAAGCGCAAGGTGCAGCAGGAAGACATCATCAAGGAAGTGAAGCGCCACTCCTTTTACCTGAAGCCGGGCGAGAAGAAGCGCGTGAAGGAAGCATTAGCGCGCAAGCGGAATCGCAAGAAGGTTCGTAAGGAACAGGACTAA
- a CDS encoding MBL fold metallo-hydrolase — translation MPWPFCIAEEFAVEWSVAESRDALIRGRARVGESEITVCTDGTCRFDGGAMFGVVPKTMWSKRVTADERNCVELGLNCVVVRVGGRTVLIETGFGNKLPPKFAEIYATTQRLPASLEAAGVTQESVDFVINTHLHWDHCGWNTVEDASGAVRAFFPNATYVMHAGEIAHGRRQTLRDRVSYVSANYEPLLAEGRVREVRVTGAGEREEVCPGVSVECFPGHTRQMLVVHVESGGERACFTSDLLPTAAHVPPAWVMGFDLDPLRTIEEKERFYGFALREDVLLLLPHDHAQCMGRLRRDEKGGFALSATA, via the coding sequence ATGCCGTGGCCTTTTTGTATTGCTGAGGAGTTTGCGGTGGAGTGGAGTGTGGCGGAGAGTCGTGACGCGCTGATTCGCGGGCGGGCGCGGGTGGGCGAGTCGGAGATCACGGTGTGTACGGACGGGACCTGCCGGTTCGACGGCGGGGCGATGTTTGGCGTGGTGCCCAAGACGATGTGGTCGAAGCGCGTGACTGCCGATGAACGCAACTGCGTGGAGCTGGGGCTGAACTGCGTGGTGGTTCGTGTGGGCGGCCGCACGGTGCTGATTGAGACCGGTTTTGGCAACAAGCTGCCGCCGAAGTTTGCGGAGATCTATGCGACGACGCAGAGGCTACCGGCTTCCCTGGAGGCTGCGGGCGTTACGCAGGAGAGCGTGGATTTTGTGATCAACACGCACCTGCACTGGGACCACTGTGGATGGAACACGGTGGAAGATGCAAGCGGGGCGGTGCGGGCTTTCTTTCCGAATGCGACGTACGTGATGCACGCGGGCGAGATTGCGCATGGGCGCAGGCAGACGCTGCGCGACCGCGTGAGTTATGTGTCGGCGAACTATGAGCCGCTACTGGCGGAGGGTCGCGTGCGCGAGGTGCGCGTGACCGGCGCGGGGGAGCGTGAAGAGGTGTGCCCGGGTGTGAGTGTGGAATGCTTCCCGGGACACACGCGCCAGATGCTGGTGGTGCATGTGGAGAGCGGCGGCGAGAGGGCCTGCTTCACGAGCGACCTGTTGCCGACTGCGGCGCATGTGCCGCCGGCGTGGGTGATGGGGTTCGATCTGGATCCGCTGCGCACGATTGAGGAGAAGGAGCGCTTCTACGGCTTTGCGCTGCGGGAGGATGTGTTGCTGCTGTTGCCGCACGATCATGCGCAGTGCATGGGGCGGTTGAGGCGCGATGAGAAGGGCGGGTTTGCGTTGTCTGCGACCGCTTAG
- the tyrS gene encoding tyrosine--tRNA ligase, translated as MPTFPPLAEQFDLITKGVAEIIPADDLTRRIEQSLASGKPMRIKAGFDPTAPDLHLGHTVLMRKLRHFQQLGHTVIFLIGDSTALIGDPTGKSQTRKPLTREQIQENAKTYQDQVFRILDRDKTEVRWNSEWLDKLGFADFIKLTSQFTVSQMLEREDFHKRFNDEEPIHLHELLYPIMQGYDSVALECDVELGGTDQKFNLMRGRDLQRHFGQQPQIVLTMPIIEGLDGVQKMSKSLGNAIGVSEPPFDMFGKLMQVSDDLMWRYWTLLTDVPQSEIDRMRESVANGTLHPMQAKKDLARTITTGFHSADAAQRAEENWSTQFQKGGVSEDTERVTLSRADVAWNDDNQTFNIDKLVVAAKLAPSNAEARRKRAEGAVKLDDQPATEQLIPATLPITYTVKLGKRMKLVTIE; from the coding sequence ATGCCGACCTTCCCGCCGCTCGCTGAACAGTTCGACCTCATCACCAAAGGCGTCGCCGAAATCATTCCCGCCGACGACCTCACCAGGCGCATCGAGCAATCCCTCGCCAGCGGCAAACCCATGCGCATCAAGGCCGGCTTCGACCCAACAGCGCCCGACCTCCACCTGGGCCACACCGTGCTCATGCGCAAGCTGCGCCACTTCCAGCAGCTCGGTCACACGGTCATCTTCCTCATCGGCGATTCCACCGCGCTCATCGGTGACCCCACCGGCAAATCGCAAACGCGTAAGCCGCTCACCCGCGAACAGATCCAGGAGAACGCTAAGACCTACCAGGACCAGGTCTTCCGCATCCTTGACCGCGACAAGACCGAAGTCCGTTGGAACTCCGAGTGGCTCGACAAGCTGGGCTTCGCCGATTTCATCAAGCTCACCTCGCAGTTCACCGTCTCGCAAATGCTCGAGCGCGAAGACTTCCACAAGCGCTTCAACGACGAAGAGCCTATCCACCTGCACGAACTGCTCTATCCCATCATGCAGGGCTACGACTCCGTCGCCCTCGAGTGCGACGTCGAGCTCGGCGGCACCGACCAGAAGTTCAACCTGATGCGCGGCCGCGACCTGCAGCGCCACTTCGGCCAGCAGCCACAGATCGTCCTCACCATGCCGATCATTGAGGGCCTGGACGGCGTTCAGAAAATGTCCAAGTCCCTCGGCAACGCCATCGGCGTCTCCGAGCCTCCCTTCGACATGTTCGGCAAACTCATGCAGGTGTCGGACGATCTGATGTGGCGCTACTGGACGCTGCTCACCGACGTCCCGCAATCCGAAATCGACCGCATGCGCGAATCCGTCGCGAACGGCACCCTGCACCCCATGCAGGCCAAGAAAGATCTCGCCCGCACCATCACCACCGGCTTCCACTCCGCCGACGCCGCACAGCGCGCCGAAGAGAACTGGTCCACCCAGTTCCAGAAGGGCGGCGTCAGCGAAGACACCGAACGCGTAACACTCAGCCGCGCCGACGTCGCTTGGAACGACGACAACCAGACCTTCAACATCGACAAGCTCGTCGTCGCCGCAAAGCTCGCTCCCTCCAACGCGGAGGCACGCCGCAAGCGAGCGGAAGGCGCCGTCAAACTCGATGACCAGCCCGCAACCGAGCAACTCATCCCGGCAACGCTACCCATCACCTACACGGTCAAGCTCGGCAAACGCATGAAACTCGTCACGATCGAATAG
- a CDS encoding DUF2256 and DUF3253 domain-containing protein, with the protein MPVAKTCVTCGRTIEWRKKWERDWENVRYCSDGCRKHKPGAREAALEETILRLLKERGSAKTICPSEVARAVAGDDERAAWEPLMEPARAAARRLVVAGKVVITQGGVVVDPSTAKGAIRIRLA; encoded by the coding sequence GTGCCGGTGGCGAAGACGTGCGTAACGTGTGGGCGCACGATCGAGTGGCGCAAGAAGTGGGAGCGCGACTGGGAGAACGTGCGGTATTGCAGCGATGGTTGCCGGAAGCACAAGCCGGGTGCGCGGGAGGCGGCGCTGGAAGAGACGATTCTGCGGTTGCTGAAGGAGCGTGGGTCGGCCAAGACGATCTGTCCCAGCGAGGTGGCGCGTGCGGTGGCGGGAGACGATGAGCGCGCCGCGTGGGAGCCGCTGATGGAGCCTGCGCGTGCGGCGGCGCGGCGGCTGGTGGTTGCGGGCAAGGTGGTGATTACGCAGGGCGGGGTGGTGGTCGATCCGTCCACGGCTAAGGGTGCGATCCGGATTCGTTTGGCGTGA